The region CAGGGCGACCAGACCGCCGCTCACAGCCGGGCCTCCGGGCAGGGGTGGTGAAAGGCGGGCGGGGCGGGGCGGGCGAGCCTGAAAACCATCAGGCCCACAGCCTAGTGCATTGGCTCCCGCTGCACTCGCCCTACCTGCCCTGGGGGTGGCGGCACCGTATCCTGCCCGCATGGTCCGCCCGCCCGCCCCCATCCGGAGTGACGCCTTTTCCGCCGCCGCCGAGGCCCTGGCCGCCGCCCGGCAACCGGGGGACGTGATCGCCACCCTGCTCGCGCACGCCCACGCGGCCTTCCAGGTCGCCGCTGCCGCGTGGCTCGCGCCGGGGGCGGGACAAGAGGGAGGCGTCCCCCCGGAGCCTGCCGCCCAGGTGGGGGCCTGGGCGGCCCTGCCGGATGCCGCGACCCTGCGGGGGGCATGGGGGCGGCACGGGCCGGTCTTGCCGGAGGGCGGGGGCGTCGCCCTCTTTCCCCTCCAGACGGGCGAGGCGGCCCCGCTGGGCCTGCTGGGGCTGGCGTGGCCGCAGGCACCTGACGAGGCCGAGGCGCGGTTCGCGCGGCTGCTGGCGGGGCAGGCGGCGCTGCACCTCGGGCGGCTGGCGTGGGAGGGCAGCCCGGACCTGGCCGGGGCACTGGACCCTCTCGGGGGGCTGGCGCGGGCGGCCCTGCGGATCGCGCGGGCGCCGGGGCTTCAGGCGGCGCTGGAGGTCATCACCGAGGAGGCCCGCACGCTGGTGGGGGCGCACCAGTCGGTCGTGAGTCTCACCGTGAGCGAGGACTGGGCGCAGGCGATCACGGCCGTGTCCCTCAGCGACAAGTACGCGGCGTGGCGCGAGTACGCCGTGCCTCCCAGCGGCAGCGGCATCTACGCGCTGGTGTGCCGCATGAACGAGCCCCTGCGGCTGACCCAGGCCGAGCTGGAGGCGCACCCGGCCTGGCGCGGGTTCGGGGCGCACGCCGCCGAGCACCCCCCCATGCGCGGCTGGCTGGCGGTGCCGCTGGTGGGGCGGGGCGGGCGCAACATCGGCCTGATTCAGCTGAGCGACCGCGTGGAGGGCGACTTCACCGCGCGGGACGAGCACATCCTGGTGCAACTCGCGCAGTTCGCCGCCGTGACGGTCGAGCATGCCCGATCGATCGAACTCGCCCAGGCCGAGCTGGAACGGCGCCAGCAGGCCGAGGCCCGGCTGCGCGTCCTCAACATGGAACTCGAGGGCCGGATCGGGGCCGCCACCCACGAACTGGAAACCCGCGCGGCGGCGCTCGACGCCTTCGTGGCCTTTAGCGAGGCGGTGGGCACCCAGACGGACGTGGCGGCGCTGGCGGGGCAGGCCATCCGGGTCATGCGGACCACGCTGGGGCACGTCAGCGTGGGGTACTACGAGCCGGAAGGCGGGCTGTGGCGGGCGCGGGTGTGGTCGGACGACATGACCCCCGAGATCGTCGCGCAGATCCGGGCGGGCATCCCGGCAGACGCGCCTGACCTGGCCCGCGCGGTAGCCTCCAGCGAGCCGGTCTTCGTGGATGGCTGGGACGCCGAGGCGAACGCGCTCTCGACCACCACGAGCTACGGGGCGGGGGCCTTCGTGCCTGTCGTGATCGGGGGCGAGGTCTGCTCGCTGCTCGCGGTGGGTACCCGCGCCGCGCGGCGCTGGACCGAGCACGAGCGCACCGTGATGCGGGCGGTGGGCCGCAGCTTTCAGCTCGCGCTGGAACGGTCCGAGGCCACCGCGCTGCTGGAGCGCCAGAACGGTGAACTCGCGGCCCGGACCCGCGCCCTGGAGGGCTTCGCGCACCTCACGGGCGACCTCGCCGCGCAGGGCGATCCCCGCGTCTTCGTGCGGCGGGCGCAAGAGGTGATCCTCTCGCTGCTGCCGCCCGGCTACGCCCTGTACTACGAGCGCGAGGAGGGGCGCTGGCGCAACCGGGTGCAGGTCGGGGACGTGGGCAATGCCGACCTCCAAGCCTTTATCGACGCCGGGCCCCAGGTGGGCGTCACTCCCAGCGTGGACGTGCCCTGGGAGACCCGGCAGCCCTACTACCAGGACGCCTACGCGCGGGGCAGCGACACCCCCGAGGACATGGTGCAGCACGTGAGTACCGTCGCCTCGCTGCCCGTGCTGCGCCGGGGCGAGGTGGTCGGGGTGCTTATCGCCGTGATCTTCGAGGGCCGGGCCTGGAACGCCACCGACCGCACCGTGCTGGAGACGGTGGTGAGCAGCCTGGGCCTCGCGCTGGAGCGGGCCGAGAGTGTCGCCCTGCTGGCCGAGCGCACCACCGAACTGGAACAGACCAACGCCGAACTTGAGCGCAGCAACGCCGAACTCGAACAGTTCGCCTACGTCGCCTCGCACGACCTGCAAGCGCCCATCCGCGCGATGACCAGCTTTGCTGGGCTGACCCAGCGCCGCTACGGTGACGTACTCGACGACCGGGGCCGGATGTACCTCCAGCAGATCGCGGAAAGCGGCGAGCACATGAAGCGCCTCGTGGATGACCTGCTGACCTTTTCGCGGGTTCACACGGCCCAGCGCGAGCCGGAGGTGGTCGACAGCGGCGCCGTCTTCGACGCGGTGCGCCGCCGCCTGGAGCGGGGAGCCGACCTCGCGGGCGCCCGCCTGACCCGTGGCCCCTTGCCCCTCGTCCTGGCCGACCCGCAGCAGCTCGACCAGCTCCTGCAAAACCTGATCTCCAATGGGCTGAAGTACCGCCGGGAGGGGGTGACGCCGGAAGTCCATGTCTGGGCCGAGCGCGACGGCGAGATGGAGCGCTTCGCGGTGCGCGACAACGGCATCGGGATCGAAGGGCAGTATTTCGGGCGCATCTTCGAGATCTTCCAGCGCCTGCACGGCCGCGAGCAGTACGAGGGGACCGGCATCGGCCTCGCCGTGTGCAAGAAGATCGTCGAGCGCCACGGCGGCCAGATCTGGGTCGAGAGCGAGGTCGGGCAGGGCACCACCTTCTTCTTCACCCTGCCGGACGGGTCGGCTCCACCTTTCGCCGGATGACCCGCCCCGCCCGGCGGCTAGGCTGAGGCCATGCCCAGGCGAATCCTGCCCACGGCCTTCCTCGTGGGGGCCATGTCCCTGTCTCCCGTCCTCGCGCAACCTGCCCCGGCTTCATCCGCCGCCGCCCCGTCCGCCGAGCAGTCGGCACAGCTCGTCGAGCGCTTGCTGCGCAGCATGACCGGACCGAACGGGGACACCCAGGTCACCTACGGGGCGGTGCCCGGCACGTTGCCGCTGCGCCTCGCGCCGCCGCTGGAGGTTCTCGCCAGCGTCCGCACGGGCCAGAGTGGGGGCGGCTACGTCTACTGGCGCATTCTGGCCGGGAGCGCTCTGCCCGCCGAGGAAACCCGCGCAGCCCTGCAAAAGAGCCTGGAGGCGAGCGGCTGGAAGCCCCAGCCCTTCTACGGCCCGCCTATCGGCTTCGCCACCCAGCAGACGGCCCGCAATCAGGGCTTCTACCGCGAGGGGGGCACCAACTTCGTCCTGAATGCCAACCTCGTCGAGCGGGGGGGCCGCACCGAGATCGAACTGGGCGTCAACGTGGTGTCCGCGCAGGCCATCGCCAACCTGAAAAAAGCGCCCACCTACCGCCCGCAGTCCAGCCTGCCGCTGTTGAGGGCGTTTCCCGGCGCCACGGTGAAGGGCGGGTACACGCCCACTTTCCCCAACGGCTCCATCAGCTCGGCCCACGTGCAGACCCCCCGTCCGGCGGGCGAGGTCTTCAACTTTTACTCGGCGCAGCTCAAGGCCGCCGGGTGGAAGGCCCGCACCGACACCACCGACGGCCCCCTGCGGGTGGTGACCTACAGCCTGCGCGACCTCAACGGGCGCGAGGCGCTGGGCACCCTGGGCCTCCGCCCCTGGGAGAAGGAGGGGGGCGGCTACGTGCTGACCGTTAGCGTGCAGGGGTTCAAGCCCTGAGCGGGTGTGGGGGCGGCAGGGCGCCGAGTGCCGCCCTATACTGCCCCCACCGTGCAACCTGCCCCCCCGCTCGCCGGGCCGACCCCGGCCCTGCCCCCGCCCGCCTTTCTGGACGTGTCCGGCGTCCGCACCCGCCACGTTCAGGCCGGCAGCGGCCCGCCGGTCGTCTTGCTGCACGGCATCGGCCGCAGCCTGGAAGACTGGTCGGAGACGGTGGGGCCGCTCGCCGCGCGGCATGCGGTCTACGCCCCCGACCTGATCGGCTTCGGCCTGACCGACAAGCCCGACGTGCCCTACACGCTGGCGGGGCTGGCGCGGTTCGTGCGGCATTACCTGGATGCGGTGGGGGAGACCCGGCCCGTCACGTTGGTCGGCAACTCGCTGGGTGGGGCGGTCGCCGCACAGTTCGCGCTGCTGTTTCCCGAGCGGACGCGGGCGCTGGTCCTCGTGAACAGCGCGGGCTTCGGCCAGAGCGTGACCCTGGCCCTGCGGCTGGCGACCGTGCCCCGGCTGGGCGAGGTGCTGCTGCGGCCTTCGCCGCGTTCGGCGCGGCGCACGGTGGCGAGCTTGTTCCACGACCCCCGGCACGTCACCCCCGAGCGGGTGCGCTGGGCCGAGCACTTGGGGCGGCAACCCGGCGCGGCGCGGGCCTTCCTGCGGGTGGCGCGGCACCTGGGCACGTGGCGGGGCATCCACCCGCAGTGGCGGCGCACCCTGGCCGGGGACCTCGCGGGGCGGAAGCTTCCCACCCTGATCGTGTGGGGCGAGCGCGACCTTATCTTGCCCGCCGCGCATCTGGAGGAGGCCCGGCGCCTGTACCCCCACGCCCGCACCCACCTCTTTCCCGAGACCGGCCATGTCCCGCAGATCGAGCGGGCGGCCGACTTTCACCGCCTCGTGCTGGAGTTTCTGGAGGAACAGGCATGACTCAAGCTGTCACGCACACCCAAATCGCCATCATCGGCACCGGCTTCGCGGGGCTGGGGATGGGCCTCCGGCTCAAGGAACGCGGCGCCCAGGATTTCCTGCTGTTCGAGCGGGCGCAGGAGGTCGGCGGCACCTGGCGCGACAACACCTACCCCGGCTGCGCCTGCGACGTGAAGAGCGACCTCTACTCCTTTTCCTTCGCGCCCAACCCCGACTGGAGCCACCGCTACGCCCGCCAGCCCGAGATTCTGGCCTACCTGCGGCAGACGGCCGACCGCTTCGGCATGCGCCCCCACATCCGCTTCGGGCACGAGGTCGAGCGGGCCGAGTGGGACGACGGGGAAGGGCTGTGGCGCATTCGCACCAGCGGCGGCGAATACACCGCGCGGGTGCTGATCTCCGGGCATGGCCCGCTGATTGACCCCAAATGGCCTGATATCCCCGGCCTGGAGAGCTTCACCGGGCCGCGCTTCCATTCCGCCCGCTGGGACCATTCGGTGGACCTGAGCGGGAAGCGGGTCGCGGTGGTCGGCACCGGGGCCTCCGCGATCCAGTTCATTCCCGAGGTGCAGAAGGTGGCGGGGCAGCTCACCGTCTTCCAGCGCACGCCCCCCTGGGTGATGCCCCGGATGGACCATGAGACCAGCGAGCGGCGCCGCGAACTCTTCCGGCGCGTGCCCGCGCTGCAACGGGCCTCGCGCGGCTGGATTTTCGGCATGGCCGAGGCCCGCTTCCTGACCTTCACGAACGAGCGGGCCGGGCGGCTGGCCGAGGGGCTGGCCCTGAAGCACCTCGAAGCGCAGGTCGCGGACCCCGAGTTGCGGGCCAAGCTGACCCCCGACTACCGCCTGGGCTGCAAGCGCATCCTGATCAGCGACGACTATTACCCGGCAATTCAGCAGCCCAACGTCGAACTCGTCACCGAGCCCATTCGCGAGGTCCGGGGCACGGAGGTTGTCACGGCGGACGGCGCGGCCCGGCCCTTCGACGTGCTGATCGCCGGGACCGGCTTCAACGCGACCCAGCCGCCGATGGCCCGCCTGATTCACGGGCGGAGGGGCGTGTCGCTGGCCGACACCTGGAGCGACCACCTGGAGGCGCTGCGGGGGACCACGGTGGCGGGTTTTCCGAACCTCTTCCTGCTGGTCGGGCCGAACACGGCGCTGGGGCACAACTCCATCGTGTACATCATCGAATCGCAGATCGCCTACGTGTTGCAGGCGCTGGACTACCTCGACCGTCATGACCTCGGGGCGCTGGAGGCCCGCCCGGAGGCGCAGGCCGCCTACAGCGACGCCCTCCAGGCCGAGCTGCGCGAGTCGGTGTGGGTGCAGGGCGGCTGCACGAGCTATTACCTCGATGCGGCGGGCCGCAACAGCACCCTGTGGCCCCGGCGGGCGGCGGCTTTCCGGCGGGCGCTGCGGCGCTTCGATCCCGGCGAGTACGCGGTACGCCTGAGTCCGATCCGCCCCACGCCCTTGACCCGGCGCGAGGGCGCGGCGTGACCCCCTACGTCTTCGCGGGCGGGGTCGCCGTCCTCACCGGCGCGGCGGGCGGCATCGGGCAGGCGCTCGCGCACGGGCTGGCGGCGCGGGGCAGCCACCTCGCCCTGATCGACCGCGACGGGCCGGGGCTGGAGCGGGTCGCGGCGGCCATCCGCGCCCAGCACCCGGCCCTGCGGGTCACGGCCCACCCCTTCGACCTCGCCCACACGGGGGGCATCCCCGCCCTGGCGGACGAGGTGCTGCGGGCGCATGGCCGGGTCACCCTGCTCGTCAACAACGCGGGCGTGGCGCTGGGCGGCACCTTCGAACAGGTCACGCCGGAGCAGTTCGACCAGGTCCTGGCGATCAACTTCGGGGCGACCGTGGCCCTGTGCCGGGCCATGCTGCCCGCGCTGCGTTCGTCGCTGGGGGGGCAAATCGTGAACCTGTCGAGCCTGTACGGGATCATCGGCCCGCCGGGGCAGGCGGCCTACAGCGCGAGCAAGTTCGCAGTGCGCGGCTTTTCGGAGGCGCTGCGCCACGAACTCGCCGGGCAGGGCATCGGCGTGACGGTCGTGCATCCCGGCGGCGTCCGCACGGGAATCGCCCGCCACGCCGAGGTCGCTCCCGGTGCCAGCCCCGCCGAGACCGAAGCCGGGCGCCGCGCCCAGGAACGGCTGCTGCGGATGCCCCCCGAGCAGGCCGCCGAGACCATCCTGCGGGCGACGGGGCGCCGCGCCCCCCGCGTCCTGGTGGGCAACGACGCCCGCGCGGTGGATCTGCTCGCGCGGCTGCGGCCGGGGGACTACTGGGGGGTGCTGGGGCGGCTCTTTCGGGGGTAAGTTCGGTCAGGCTTGCAGGGCCGTCCCCTCCGGCACGCAACGCCTCAGGGCGGCGAGCACCTCGGGGTCGAAATGGCGGCCCGACTGCGCGGTGAGTTCGTCCCACACGGCGCCCGAGGTCCACGCGTCCTTGTAGGCACGGGGGGAACTCAGGGCGTCGTACACGTCACAGGCGGCCAGGATGCGAGCGAGCAGCGGCACGGCGTCCCCGGCGAGGCCGCCAGGGTACCCGCTGCCGTCGAGCCGCTCGTGGTGGTGGCGCACCGCCTGCCAGACCGTGAAGGGCAGGCCGGGCACCAGCCGCGAGAGCCCGGCGCTGTAGACCGGGTGGCGCTGCATCTGCCGCCACTCGTGCGGGTCGAGCGCTCCGACCTTGCGCCGCACCCGCCCGGAAATCAACAGCTTGCCGCTGTCGTGCAGCAGCCCGGCGAGGTACGCCTCGCGCACCCGCGCGGGGGCCAGTCCCAGGTCGTGGGCCACCGCGCCCGCCAGGCACGCCACCCGCCCCGAGTGCGCGGTGGGGGGCCAGCCGATGGCCCGCTCCACCACCCCCTGATAGGCGCGGCACCGCCAGTCGGGCCGCTCCAGCGGTGGGCGGGGCGGGGCGGTGGGGTGAGGGCGTGGCGTGGACAGGGAAGCGGTCGGACACAGCGGCATGGTGGGGCGAACCTTTCGAGTGGGGCGGCGGGTCAGCGGGGCGTGGGCAGCAGGAGGCCCCCTCCCACGGTCCCCGGTCGGGGGGCGGGAGGGGGCCTGCCGGGGTCAGAGGGGGCTGAAGACGAACTTGTCGCAGCTTCCGCCGCGCAGCACGCTCTCGGTGTGTTCGCCCAGGTAGGTCTGGCCGGTGATGGCCTCCAGGGCGCCCCAGACCGCGCCCAGGGTGAAGGTGCACTTGCGGTCACTGCCCATCGGCTCGCCCGCCGAGCAGGCCGTGTCCTGGGTCTCGATCACGATGTCCTCGCCCTGCCGGTAGGACCGGGTGACGGCGGCGAGGCAGGTGCCGTTCTTGCCGATGGCGGCGTCCAGCAGGGGCGCGATTTCCTCGACCGGCACGTTGCTGCCCGCCACGCCGAGGTCGGTGGCGAGGTCGCGCCCGCGCACCTTGCCCGCGCGGGTAAAGACCACGGCGGCGCCGTCCTCGCCGAGGGTGTCCTCGACGCCGACGATCACGGCCTTGAAGCAGACGATGGAGTTGAAGTCCCCGACGATGGGGCGCAGCGGTTGGGTGGCAGTGGCAGTCATGAATCTTCTCCTGGCAGGGCTGGGATAGAGGGCGGCGAGCAGGTGCCCAGGGGGGGGGTGGGGCGGGGGTTTACAGGATGCTGGCGACGTCCTGGGCAGTGTCGCGGGCTTCCATGTGCAGCAGCCCGAGGTTCATGCCGGGGGGCGTCACGACGGCCAGCACGCCCTTGGTGCCCGCCGCGTAGATGTAGACCTGCCCGGTCGCGCCGCTCACGCTCATGTCGGTGAGCTGGCCCGAGCCCAGGGTGTCGTTGATGCGCTTGCCCAGGCCCAGCGCGGTCGCGGCCATCGCGGCCACGCGGTTGGCGTCGGTGCCGTCGCTCATCGCCTGCGCGATGGGCAGGCCGTCCACGGTGGCGATCAATGCGCCGCGCAGCTCGGGCATGGAGGTGCGGAGGTTGGTCAGGGAAGCGTTGAGGCGGTCTTGCTTGCTGAGAATCGCGGTCATGGGAGTCTCCTGGGGAACTTCAGCCGCGCAGGGGCTGAGGTGAGAGGGTGGATTCGAGGAGGCGGGCGAGCACGTCACGCGCCTGAACGGGATCGGTGGCGTTGAGCCCCACGACCTGCCCTTCCGGCAGCCCGAAATACAGCGCCACGTCGGCGGGGTCCCACACGCGGGCCTGGTCCTGGCGGGTCACCCCGACCAGAAAAGGCACCGGGATGCGGCTGGTGATGAACTCGAGAATGCTCCGGGCGTGCGCGAAGTCCTGCGGGCGGTCCCCGGCGACGAGGAGCACGAGGCCCAGAGCGCCCTCGCACAGCACCTCCCACATGAAGCTGAAGCGGTCCTGGCCGGGGGTGCCGTAGAGGTGCAGGTCATGCCCGCCGAGGTGCAGGGTGCCGAAGTCGAAGGCGACGGTGGTGTTCGTCTTGCCGATGTCCTCGCTGGCCTCGGCCTCGGTGGCGATCACCGGGGTCTGCGAGAGCGTCTGCACGAAGGTGGTCTTGCCCGCCCCGACCGGGCCGGACACGACCAGCTTGAGGGGCGCCTGGGCAGCGGCGGTCATGCCCGCACCCCCCCTCCGCCCAGACGGCGCAGGGCGCCCAGCAGCCGCTGCACCAGGGGTGCGGAGACGGCGGTGACGGGCGCGGTGTCCACGGCGGTGACGGGTCCCGGCGCAGCCGCCGCCCGCAGCGGCGCGACGAGGTTGGCCGCCCGCAGGCGGTAGAGTGCTGCCCGCAGGTCCTGCTCACTCCAGCCCACCTGCCGGGTGAGGTCGGCGGCGCTCGCACCCCTCTCCAGCACGGGGCGCAGCACGGCCCACGTTCCGGCCAGCGGTGCGGGTACGGATAACGTGCCGGGCACCGCCACGAAGCGGGTCTCGGGGTGCGGCAGGTGCTCGGTCGGGGCAGTAACTTCGGTGTTCAGCACGCTGCCCAGCGGCAGTTCGTAGAACAGCAGGGCTCCGGCAGCGTGCTCGCGGCGCTGGAACTCGAAAGCGCCCCGGCCCTGGGCCGCGAGCTCGAGCAGGACGCCCCTCGCCCGCCCAGCCTCCATCACCGGGAAGCCGTCGAGGTACAGGGCGCGGAGCTGCCCGCGCGTGACCGTGAGTTCCAGGGTGCGGCCTTGATAGGCCTCGTGAAAGTAGAGCGTGCCCGTCTGAACGGCGAGCACCTTGAGCAGGTCGGGCAGCGCGTGGTCTTGCAGGTCGCCGAACAGGGCCATATCAACTCCTTTCTGCATCGGTCGGGACGGGAAGGGGAGAGCCAGCCGTGACAGGCTGGGCTGCTGGACATGCAAACAGGGTTTTAAGACCTGCGCCATCACACGTCTGTCACACTTGATGAGGTACTGATGAGTCTCATAATTCCCGCTAGCAACTCATTGGGCTCAAGCCGCTGGTTCCAACGGTTCAACGTGGAACTTTCTTGTCTAACACGGAACTCAGTCTTCTCATTAGGTGAGTTTTGCATGAGAGTACGCCTGTTGGGCTGTCCAATCGCCAGCGTGAACCATTGCCTGACCTTTCTTCCGTTAGGCTGCCCGAGCGATGTCGCCTGACCCCTCCACTGACCTCTTGCAACGAATCCAGGCCCTCGAAGCCGAGCGTCAGGCCTGGCAGCAGGCCCTGACGCTGTTCAGTGAGGCGCCCGTGCCCTACCTGCTGCTGAACTCGCAGGGCCGGGTGCAGGAGGCCAATGCGGCGGCCTGCACCCATCTCGGACACGGGGCTGAGGCGCTGCGGGGACGGCGGTTCACACGGTTCCTGACGCCGGGGTCACAGGGGACGTTCGAGTGGCTGCTGGGGCAGGCGGGCGGCACGGTGCCGCAGGTCCGGGCCGAGGGACAACTGCTGCACGCGGACGGCACCATGCTCGACGTGCTGCTCGACCTCGCCGCCCCGGCACCAGGCGCGGCGCCGGGACTGCTGCGCCTGATCGTCACCGACATCACGCCCTACAAGCAGGCGCACCGAGACCTGCTCGACATGACCGCCAGCCAGGACGCCCGGCTTCAGGCTGGGGCCACGCACTTCCGGGCCGCCCAGCAGGAACTGGAGGGCGTGGTCACGGTGGTCGTGCAGCAGCTTCAACTGCCGGTCGCGCGGGCGATGAATTACCTGGCGCTGACCCGCCGCGCCCTGGGAGACCCCGCTCCCGAGGAAGTGGCGCGGCCGCTGCTCCAGAGCGAGCGGGCCGTGCAGCAGATCATCGCGCTGCTCGCCTCGGTCGACCGTTACCTCCAGATGCGCCGGATGCGGCTGGGCCTGCGCCGGGTGGACCTGGAGCGGGTGCTGCGCGAGGTGCTCAAGCACGCCCAGCCGGTCATGGAGGGCCGCCATGTCCACGTCACCCACGATCCCCTGCCCACCGTGCTGGGAGACAGCCAGGCCCTCTTCGTGATGTTCGACGAGTACGTCGCCAACGCCCTGAAATACACCAAGGGCCGCGAGATCGCCCGCGTCCACGTGCGGGTGCGCGAGACGGAGACGGAGTACCACATCGGGGTGGAGGACAACGGGACAGGTTTCAACATGCGCCACAAAGACCGCCTCTTTCACCTGTTTGGCCGCCTGCACCCTTCGCGGTCCTACGAGGGCACCGGGGTCGGGCTGGTCACCGTGCGGCGGCTGTGCGGGCGTTTCGGCGGGCGCGTCTGGGCCGAGGGCAAACCGGACCAGGGGGCAACTTTCTGGTTCGCTTGGCCCAAGCTGCCCGTCATCTTGGAGTGAGTGGGGCGCGGTGCTCCGGGGCCGGGGCAGTGGTCGGCGCCTCGCCCGGCTCCCCAGTGCTGAGCTCCACGGCACTGCCCCAGCGGGCCATCGCCGCGATGATCTCCCCCAGTCCTTCACCGCGCGGGGTCAGGGCGTAGTCCACGCGGGGCGGTACCTCGGCATACACGGTGCGGGTCAGGACTCCCTGCTCCTCCAGGTCGCGCAGCCGGGCCGTCAGCGTCTTGGGCGAGATGCGTTCCAGGGCGCGGCGCAACTCGCTGAATCGCCGTGTTCCCCCCAGCAGCTCGCGCACGATCAGGGTGGTCCAGCGCCCCCCCAGCACGTCCATCGTGCGCTCGACCCCACACTCGGGGCGCCGGACTGCCGCATTGCCGTATTTCATGGTTCCTCCTGGGCCTACTGCTTTCTCATAGGATACTGGGTTTCACCTTCCCGCCTCTCTTTCCGGCGGCGCGGGGTGCCCTCTACCGTGGGGACATGACGGCTGGACTTTCGGGTGGGACGCGGCCAGGCATGACGCTGGCCCTGCTGGGGGGGACGGGACGCACGGGCCGCCTGCTGATTGACCGGGCGCTCGCCCAGGGGTACGCGCTGCGGGTGTTGGCCCGCGATCCCGAGCGGCTGCACCGCCGGGACGCCGCCCTGACCCCGGTGACCGGCGACGCCCGCCATGCCGACGACGTGTTCCGGCTGCTTGAAGGAGCGGACGCAGTGCTCAGCACCCTCGGCCCGGTGCGCGGCGACGGGGCGGGCGTGATGGGACAGGCCGCGCACCACCTCGTCGCGGTGATGCCGGGCCTGGGCCTCTCGCGCCTGATCACGCTGACGGGCGCGGGGGTGCGCCAGCCCGGCGACCACCCCAAGCTCAGCGACCGCCTGATTCGCCGGGCGCTGGCGACCCTGCAACCCGACGTGCTGCGCGACTCGGAAGCGCACGTGGCGACCATCACCGCCAGCCCGCTGGACTGGACGGTCGTGCGGGTGCCCCGGCTGGGCGACGGGCCGATGCAGCCGCTGAAGGTGGGCATGGTGGGGGACATTGGCACTTTCGTCTCGCGGGCCAGCACGGCCGACTTCATGCTGCGCGAGCTGGAGGAGGGCCGCTGGGTGCGCCAGGCCCCGGCGGTGAGCCACTGATGGGGGGTCCCGAGCTTCCGCCCCTGCCCGGCCCCGGCGGCTGGCCCGGCCCGGTCTTCGTGATGGGCGCGACGGGCCGGGTGGGCGGCGAGATCGTGCGGCACCTCGCGCCCACCGGGGCCGAACTCTGGGCCGCCGTCCGGGACACCGAGCAGGCGACCCTGCCTCCCGGCGTGCGGCCGGTGCGTTTTGATGTGGCCGATCTGGAAACCTACCCGGCACTGCGCGGGGCGGCCGTTCTCTTCGCGATGTGGCCCCCTGGCACCGGGGTGGCCGACCTGGGGCGGGTCTTTGCGGCGGCGCGGGAGGCGGGCGTGCGCCGGGTGGTTTTCCTGTCGATCCTGGGAGCCGAGCGCCTGTCCATCCTGCCCCACCGCCAGATTGAACGGGAACTGGAGGCGTCGGGTCTGGACGCGGTGCTGCTGCGCTCGGGATACTTCATGCAGAACCTGACGGGCATCCATGCGCCGGAGGTGCGCCGGGGTGAGCTGTTCATCCCCTCGGGCCAGGGCCGCACCAGCGTGGTGGACGT is a window of Deinococcus terrestris DNA encoding:
- a CDS encoding NAD(P)-dependent oxidoreductase; this encodes MTAGLSGGTRPGMTLALLGGTGRTGRLLIDRALAQGYALRVLARDPERLHRRDAALTPVTGDARHADDVFRLLEGADAVLSTLGPVRGDGAGVMGQAAHHLVAVMPGLGLSRLITLTGAGVRQPGDHPKLSDRLIRRALATLQPDVLRDSEAHVATITASPLDWTVVRVPRLGDGPMQPLKVGMVGDIGTFVSRASTADFMLRELEEGRWVRQAPAVSH
- a CDS encoding winged helix-turn-helix transcriptional regulator yields the protein MKYGNAAVRRPECGVERTMDVLGGRWTTLIVRELLGGTRRFSELRRALERISPKTLTARLRDLEEQGVLTRTVYAEVPPRVDYALTPRGEGLGEIIAAMARWGSAVELSTGEPGEAPTTAPAPEHRAPLTPR
- a CDS encoding NmrA family NAD(P)-binding protein translates to MGGPELPPLPGPGGWPGPVFVMGATGRVGGEIVRHLAPTGAELWAAVRDTEQATLPPGVRPVRFDVADLETYPALRGAAVLFAMWPPGTGVADLGRVFAAAREAGVRRVVFLSILGAERLSILPHRQIERELEASGLDAVLLRSGYFMQNLTGIHAPEVRRGELFIPSGQGRTSVVDVRDVAAVAGRELARPLTAPAVRAWSLTGPQALTFTEMGHLLGVALNRPVRHVSPGPVTFVRTVTGWGVPRGLALFMLAEYTVARLGLAARLTGDVETALGRPPIPFARFAEDYREVWLPNN
- a CDS encoding PAS domain-containing sensor histidine kinase, which gives rise to MSPDPSTDLLQRIQALEAERQAWQQALTLFSEAPVPYLLLNSQGRVQEANAAACTHLGHGAEALRGRRFTRFLTPGSQGTFEWLLGQAGGTVPQVRAEGQLLHADGTMLDVLLDLAAPAPGAAPGLLRLIVTDITPYKQAHRDLLDMTASQDARLQAGATHFRAAQQELEGVVTVVVQQLQLPVARAMNYLALTRRALGDPAPEEVARPLLQSERAVQQIIALLASVDRYLQMRRMRLGLRRVDLERVLREVLKHAQPVMEGRHVHVTHDPLPTVLGDSQALFVMFDEYVANALKYTKGREIARVHVRVRETETEYHIGVEDNGTGFNMRHKDRLFHLFGRLHPSRSYEGTGVGLVTVRRLCGRFGGRVWAEGKPDQGATFWFAWPKLPVILE
- a CDS encoding GTP-binding protein; this encodes MTAAAQAPLKLVVSGPVGAGKTTFVQTLSQTPVIATEAEASEDIGKTNTTVAFDFGTLHLGGHDLHLYGTPGQDRFSFMWEVLCEGALGLVLLVAGDRPQDFAHARSILEFITSRIPVPFLVGVTRQDQARVWDPADVALYFGLPEGQVVGLNATDPVQARDVLARLLESTLSPQPLRG